The proteins below are encoded in one region of Thermococcus peptonophilus:
- a CDS encoding DUF3226 domain-containing protein gives MRVVTGKEWEQFGDAVLFPEYGKNREDLLKFVDSLSGEETVVTSSLEVIDLLAERFRKSKENILVYSDTMKSLTLKEVYELRKYLDFDVRGGFSGEDAPVSVLFVEGKTDSKFFKAAMKKLFEFRESRTAPRNLKFIEKVFERDNFDLLHKDGKYVAVIPSEGNSGVIRNLGNFLRAMDVFGFGVERIGVAIDVDEDREAAMASITGKLASFNPRKAGEFYLVGNTFIVPLIIGLPFEDELIDWKKPTVEDLMLHLISAEGLLEKLRPALRAFEESLGRKLKPKDVMYLALSAYGHWGNLEGFYELFVMRSRHRNIKDVLRRAGLMEGLRFLAFAER, from the coding sequence ATGAGGGTTGTTACTGGAAAGGAATGGGAGCAGTTTGGAGATGCGGTCCTATTTCCCGAGTATGGAAAGAACAGGGAAGACCTCTTAAAGTTCGTTGATTCCCTTTCGGGCGAAGAGACGGTGGTAACATCGAGCCTTGAGGTTATCGACCTTCTCGCTGAACGCTTCAGGAAAAGCAAAGAGAACATCCTCGTTTACTCGGACACCATGAAAAGCCTGACTCTCAAAGAGGTCTATGAACTCAGGAAGTATCTTGACTTTGACGTCCGCGGTGGTTTTTCTGGAGAAGATGCTCCGGTCTCGGTTCTCTTCGTTGAAGGAAAGACAGACTCCAAGTTCTTCAAGGCAGCCATGAAGAAGCTCTTTGAATTCAGAGAATCCAGAACCGCGCCAAGGAATCTGAAGTTCATTGAGAAGGTCTTTGAGCGCGACAACTTTGACCTCCTCCATAAGGATGGAAAGTACGTTGCCGTAATCCCAAGCGAGGGGAATTCAGGGGTCATAAGAAACCTGGGCAACTTCCTAAGGGCCATGGACGTTTTTGGCTTCGGCGTTGAGAGAATAGGGGTTGCCATTGACGTCGATGAGGACAGGGAAGCGGCTATGGCATCAATAACCGGGAAGCTGGCGTCGTTTAATCCAAGAAAAGCCGGGGAGTTTTACCTGGTCGGGAACACGTTCATCGTGCCACTCATAATAGGCCTCCCCTTTGAGGACGAGCTTATTGACTGGAAGAAGCCGACGGTTGAGGATTTGATGCTTCACCTCATAAGCGCGGAGGGCCTTCTTGAGAAGCTCCGGCCTGCCCTTAGGGCTTTCGAGGAGAGCCTCGGCAGGAAACTCAAGCCAAAGGATGTCATGTATCTGGCCCTCTCCGCTTACGGGCACTGGGGCAACCTTGAGGGCTTTTACGAGCTCTTCGTGATGCGCTCCCGCCACAGAAACATCAAGGACGTGCTCAGGAGGGCAGGGCTCATGGAGGGCCTGCGCTTTCTCGCCTTTGCCGAGCGCTGA
- a CDS encoding HAD family hydrolase encodes MKLVSFDVWNTLLDMNAMLDAFSAELSNLMGTCIVDVVEAIMLTRARIKGMRARGEGDPKRALEESQEMLAEILGVDIEVIRRAAARATLNLGDLVLPGAEGALKDAKRRGLKVTVTGNVMFWPGSYTRLLLERFGLMRYIDRTFFADEVGAFKPLPEMFRKPLEVFGVEPEEALHVGDTYAEDFEGALRVGMWGAWINPEAKGVRRISERGFEIPSIGELPEVLDTLTGDMGKAYKSTGQRSPEV; translated from the coding sequence ATGAAGCTGGTCTCATTTGACGTCTGGAACACACTTCTCGATATGAACGCAATGCTCGACGCTTTCTCCGCCGAGCTCTCAAACCTCATGGGAACGTGCATCGTCGACGTTGTGGAGGCCATAATGCTGACGAGGGCGAGGATAAAGGGAATGAGGGCCCGGGGCGAAGGTGACCCAAAAAGGGCGCTTGAGGAGAGCCAGGAAATGCTCGCGGAAATTCTTGGCGTGGACATTGAGGTTATAAGGAGGGCCGCGGCGAGGGCCACACTAAACCTCGGTGACCTCGTCCTACCCGGGGCGGAGGGTGCCCTCAAGGACGCCAAGAGGCGCGGTCTGAAGGTTACTGTGACGGGCAACGTTATGTTCTGGCCTGGTTCCTATACGAGACTGCTCCTCGAGAGGTTCGGCCTCATGAGGTACATAGACCGGACGTTCTTCGCGGATGAGGTTGGGGCCTTCAAGCCGCTCCCAGAGATGTTTAGAAAGCCTCTGGAGGTCTTCGGCGTTGAGCCGGAAGAGGCCCTTCACGTCGGCGACACCTATGCGGAGGACTTTGAAGGAGCTCTGAGGGTTGGCATGTGGGGGGCGTGGATAAACCCCGAGGCTAAAGGCGTCAGGAGAATCTCCGAGAGGGGCTTTGAGATACCCTCAATTGGTGAGCTGCCCGAAGTCCTTGATACGTTAACGGGGGATATGGGAAAAGCTTATAAATCGACTGGGCAACGCTCACCAGAGGTTTAA
- a CDS encoding zinc finger domain-containing protein: protein MKFEVPVCTSCGKEITPREHATHFVCPNCGEAIIWRCESCRVLSVPYKCPKCGWEGP from the coding sequence ATGAAGTTCGAGGTACCCGTATGCACCTCATGCGGAAAGGAGATAACCCCAAGGGAACACGCCACTCACTTCGTTTGCCCGAACTGCGGTGAGGCAATCATATGGCGCTGCGAAAGCTGCAGGGTACTCAGCGTGCCCTACAAGTGTCCCAAGTGCGGCTGGGAAGGGCCGTGA
- a CDS encoding elongation factor 1-beta, producing the protein MSDYNLVGVIKVMPTDPDVNLDELEEKLKAVIPEKYGLAKVEREPIAFGLVALKFYILGRDEEGYSFDEVADIFRQVENVESAEVETVSRI; encoded by the coding sequence ATGTCCGACTACAACCTTGTTGGTGTCATAAAAGTCATGCCGACCGACCCGGACGTCAACCTCGACGAGCTCGAGGAGAAGCTCAAGGCGGTCATCCCTGAGAAGTACGGCCTTGCCAAGGTCGAGAGGGAGCCGATAGCCTTCGGACTCGTCGCCCTCAAGTTCTACATCCTCGGAAGGGACGAGGAAGGCTACTCCTTCGACGAAGTTGCAGACATCTTCAGGCAGGTCGAGAACGTCGAGTCGGCTGAAGTCGAGACCGTTTCGAGGATCTGA